The sequence below is a genomic window from Lodderomyces elongisporus chromosome 2, complete sequence.
tgtgaaaaaaacaaagtttatgtatgtgtggggggagggggaagagtggaaaaaaggagaaagaacaaaaacaaacatatGGGAAACAAGAATGGTAACTATTGAGTATGAGAATTGGTATAGTGTCTTCCAATGGAAATTGATGATAGCGATAAAGATAATAAAGGTTCATTGCGATGCACCTATTGATTTGGACCAATTATTTTCGATGataaagaaaccaaaatgtaaacataaaaagaaacaaaaaaaaaagaaggacgAAAATACTAAAATCTTGATCAAGTACAAATATTggcaagagaaaaaaaaaaaagtagtttCTGGAATGAGAAATGTTTAAACAAACACATTAAGAAGTACAATTTGAAGTTTGATgataattttctttatctcaAGTATGAAGTAAATGCAATGCAACTGTTAGTGTGAAAAGTATAGCttgctttttattttttgacaAGCTCCATagcaaataaaaatgagactcaattgaatatatatttttacatgaaaaaaaaaggatcgTATATTTCACGTGACACAACGATAGTTTCTTGCCCATAAATTTGCTCCTTTTCGATCTAAGACATTTGTAcaacttttcatttcaaatCAGAGTTCTtataaggaaaaaaaaagaaatagaataaGTATTTTCCGccaatgaaaaatttgtcTGTTGTTCAtcaattttgtatttatcTATTGGTGTTTTCCTTCAGCATAGCCACAATCGATTTGGAAATCTCAAGTAGAGACACAACCACGACGAGAACTCGCATTTTGGTTAAggtgtgtttgtttgtgtgtgtgtatgtttgtgtgtatgtgttttttttttttctttgtttgtttcttgaaaCTGCGAATAAACCGCAATGagttttgtctttttttttttagaagaaaaagaagaatagtTGGCTTTTTGTGTCATTTAATTTTCACTTGGGAAACTTCCATACGGAACTTAATTCAAGGAACGAGTTTTCAGccttttggaaaaaaaacaaagcaaaaatatATTATACCATCACCCCCCCCCACCATTACTACATGACGGTGAGCTCAAGATAGGTAGAAACCAAATAGCAACAGCCAAGTCAATATCATTTATAGAGGGTTCAAGAATAACCAAGttgcatttttttaattttcctatttgttttcctctATTTTATACCGTTTCTTGTCACCCTCGACACCAAAACAGTTGCCAATTTCTCATCAAACTTTTTTAAATAACCCTAGTCACAATAATCACAAACAGAGATGCTTGGACTACAACGACTAAAGCTCAAAATGCGTCAGGTACTATACAGTGACTTCTCGGACTTGAACTTGTCTACAAATGGTAAAAAGCGCAAAAGTTATTTGCTGATTATAATTGTACTTTGTATAATATACACAATTTAccaatttttcttcaaccCATGGAAGGCGTTCCGTTTGTTCCCAACTATAAACATCATCAAAGTCCCAGCCAACCAAATAGAAGATTCGAAACCACGCTTGACAAATGCAAACACTGACACATCAGGcttgttttcctttccaccaccatcatcatcatcatcatcgtcatcatcgttGTCAAAGATATTTCCCTTGAGCAATTCCTTTATCAAATCAAACCAGTTTTATCCAATTTCGCTTAAAACATTCACAGATCCTTATCCCTTGATTGTTGGCAAACCGCCAAAATATGATTTCCAAGAAGAGTTTATGTGTTCTGAATTGGAGTTTGAAGATTCATTCGAACATACTGGACAGGCTTACCTTAATGCCAACTTGGCTCTTTTACTAAACAAGATCAATGGAATTGAAGAGTACAAAAACCTAATTCAACAAGCCAAAAAGCGATTTCGACCTACCATTCCCGAGCAAAAACAGTGGTTCCGTTTTGGAGGCTCTAGTGTCTGGTTGCCTCAATTCAAAGTGCATTACATGGTAAGTCGTGTATTGTACTCGCCCCAAGGTGTTCCAAATAAGGCATACGTTTCATTTTTATACATACAGATTTATGATGAAAATTGGCAAGAACTACCTCAAGGCACAAAGTTAACAATTCCGTTTGAAGAAGTGAAGGTAAAGTATCAGGGCAATTACGATGGGTCGTTCACCAAGTCGGGGGCAGAGTCAAAATTGGGATTTAGAGAAACCGAGTTTCCGCAAATATTACCAATTCCATTTGATTACTCCttaaaaacagaaaagaataaatacTATTATGGACCAGAGGATCCTCGAATCTTGCTCCACGAAAACCCTTTGGGGTTTGAGGAGCCATTAATTGTGTTCAATATGAAGGACTTGAAGAttgagaaaagaacaatgtTTATGTACAAGCCATTTAGCAACATCTTGAAGCTACTTAAGAAACGCAATGAGAAATATGCATATGTTGAGAAGAACTGGACGCCATTCTTTAACCCTGTACTAGCTAAAAAGGACCAGataaattttatttacACAATAGTACCGCTTTCTATTTTGACGTGTAATGTTCAGCTGGGTATTTGTGACTATTTACAAAAGGGTGCCAAGAAGAATTTCAACTACGTTGGCGCTTTAAGAGGTGGTACACAGTTGGTTCCGCTTCCTCTAGCAGATCTACCCGCTTCACTTAAGTCACAACTTGCAGTGCCCAAGAATAGACAAATATACCTTGGTTGGGCAAGAGCACATTTGAACAAATGTGGGTGCGGTGAATCCATGTATCGACCAAATATGATTCTTCTTATTGAGGATTACAATGCGGACACCAATACATACTATTACAAGATTGGTGATGTCTCGTCctattttgattttggtgCCTATGTTCCACCCTGGACTTTACCCAAGAAGGATACGAAAACTGGACAGATGTTGTTCCCGGGGGATGATTTTGCTCCCAGGCATTGCGAGGGCCGGAATGTTCTTATCCCAAACTCTATTGCGTATTGGCAGATCAAGTCTGTTACCACCAACAATGGCCGCAAGACAATTGAAAACTATCAAGATTCGGCATTTGCGTTATCAAGCACGGTATCATTCAATGATTACATGGGAGTCACATTATCTGCAGCTGACCAAGATGTCTCTATAGTGCATCTCAAAGGGTTGCTAAACTATATAGTGAAGCTTCCCTCATTGTTTGACGAAGAGACTGTGGTTCTATCCGATACGAATTTTGGCATTAGAGGATCGGATTGGAATAATAAATGTGCAATGTACCTGAGCCACCGTTATTGTAGGGAGTATGCATTAGTTGGTGGTCAcattgaagaagacgaaCCAGACGACCCAGCAAGCCCTGTTTAATGCAATAgttttaccaaaaaaaatgaataaatgaataaattaaataaacaaatatatacaaactAGATATATAATATAGATATGAACATCACGCAAAGCAGATTGTTTAATTCTAGAATTGAgtaaaatcaaagaaacaaaaaacacgaaaatggaaaaatgaaaaaatgaaaaaaaaaagaaacaatttcTTACGTACGTTCAAGAACCACGTGACTTTCACAAGGTATTGTCTGTCAAAAATTgtagaaaaataaaattataaaaacaaaaatattcTCTGCGCTCACTTATCTTCACTCATCCTCATCTAGCCTTATTTTGCCCTCGAATGCCGAAATTTCTAGAACTTCAAGAATACTTTTTAacagttttgaaaaataagaaatatGCTGTCTTTCGAcgtattctttattttagtGAACGTGAAAAGTTTAGTGCCGTGCCATCGCGTCTTAATTTTtgctatttttttctttgtcttgtattttgctctttagatttcttttttttttctattgtACTTTTCCTCCGATAGCCGAAATCTGCATCTTTGCAGCAAATTTGTTGCCGCGAAAAGACTTTTCTTGGAACCAAAATggaagggggggggggaaagcCGTTTAATTGACAGAAGAACGCATCCAAATAAGGAAGAAAGGGCAAAGCATTAGAGCCAAGAAGGGTTTTGTCACATCCTGTCACATCCTATGTCAAATGCCTTTCTATTCATTCTTGTTTATATAGTCCTGGTATTCCCCTCATCTAATTCTTCAcaacttttaattttctcttctcttaATGATGTTTGTTTATACCACAACTTGTATTATAATTACCACACTCTTTTAATAGAAACAAtttagatatatatattataatCTAGAAGCCAAGtataaagaataagaaaaaatcaacaaccaGAGATTACGATGAGTGAAAAGggtgaagaaaaacactcatttgagcaaaagcaaagagaATTGTCTGCATATACAAGCGAATCCTCTGTTGAGCAACCCATCGAGTTAACTGCATCACACTACAACCAGCTCCATgttaacaataacaataacaacaacaataacaacaataatcaaattaaaaaaagtcGTTCTGGAAGCATTGCCTCATTTACGAAAAAGTCCTTGGACAGTGTACGAAAAAGCCTTCAAGGAGATATTGAAAGTTTCAAAAGCTTcaacagtaacaacaacgatTACGATAATGATGACAGTAATGCGCATAATAACAATGCGCACTATTCCATTAAGCAGATTTACGGTGATTTAGATAGCAATGAGATCAGGTTGCAACGTACAGCAACAAGAAGGACAATTATCAGTGAGATTGAGAATCGGATAGTAGCTGATGACAATAGTCAGGAACACCTTGCTTTTaatgatattgaaaaacaaaaaaagatcaGAGGGGACGATGTGATTGAAGATCAAATTGTTCCTATCCAACAGCACGGAGAAGAGTTTACAAAAATCGATCCTGAATTAATCACTTGGCAAGGCACTAAGGACCCTGAAGACCCTAGAAACTGGGAtatcaaattgaaaatttatTTGTTGGGATTTGTCTCATTATACGCATTGGTTGCGCCAATGTCATCGAGTATGCTTTCCCCCGCAATGAGCGAAATAAGTGTTGATTTCAACATCCCGTCGCCAATCATGCAGGCCATGGTTGTCTCTATTCAAATTCTTGCATGGGCATTTGGACCGCTTATCATTGCACCGTTATCGGAATACGACAATATTGGGAGAAAACTAGTCCTTGACATATCATGCTGGAtgtctcttttctttaactTGGGTTGCGCTTTCAGCCAAAACACAGCACAGATGATGGTGTGCAGGTTTATTGGTGGCTTGTTTGGGTGTGTGCCGATGAACGTTTGTGCTGGAGTCATTTCAGATATGTTTGATGCTAAACTGCGTAACGCAGCATTGGCCGGTTATTCGTTGGTGCCGTTGCTTGGGCCAGTAATTGCACCGCTCATCTCGGGCTTCATTGTTGACCACATGCAATGGAGATGGTGTTTTTATGTGCTTTGTATATTCAACTTTGCTGTAGCAGCATCTGCCACCATTTTGTTCAAAGAGACTTATGCACCAACATTGCTTAAAAGGAAAGCCAATCAACTTAAAAAGGTTACtggaaatgaaaacttGCACACAATTTACGAAATCACCAATGGGGTTGAATCTACCTGGGGAAGATTAACTCAGTGCATGGTTAGACCTGTCCATTTACTTCTTACGCACCCGATGGTGATTGGTCTTGGATCATTTATGGCGTTCACTTATGGATTCATGTACTTGATGATTATCACTTTCCCACAAATTTTCACACATCAATATGGTTACACAAAAAGTGTCACCGGCTTAATGTACATTCCAATGGGTGTTGGGTTCATTTTAGGTGTTGTGTTTTGGACATTCATGGTTGGTAAGACGTATACTCGTTTGACAAATCGCAACAATGGTGTGTCAAAGCCAGAATTTAGACTTCCCTGTCTCATTGCGTGTGCTATATTCATTCCGGTGGGGCTCATTTGGTTTGGCTGGTCGGCGCAATACCAATTGCATTGGATCATGCCTGGTATTGGCTCTGcaatttttgcatttgGCTTGGTTTGTGTCTTCCAAACTATCCAAAACTATTTGATTGATATGAACACCAGATTTGCCGCAAGCTCGGTTGCTGCAGCAGCATTATTCAGAAGCTTGTTTGGTTTTACGTTTCCACTTTTTGCAAGAAAAATGTACAGTGCAATGGGATATGGTTGGGGAAACACAATGTGTGCTTTTATTGGTATTGCATTGGGTATTCCATTCCCCAtcttttgttatttgtACGGAGAGAAATTAAGAGGCTGGTATGATGCCAAGTACGAggcaaaacaaataaaacgGGAGATGAAGTCGttggaaaagttgaagGAGAAGCAAAGTGTGGTGGTATAACTGAAAAATCACTGgtgattttttctttccttcttttcttcttcttttctttttcttttctttttctttctttttttcctgttTTGTCAgtcttttaatttcaacTTGCATGCACCAAATCATAGGTTATAGAGATTTGAATATCGCAATTGAAAGCATAGATTATAGATTGTGGATTATAGATTATATATAATAATTAATAGAACAACTGCATTAGAATATTTTATCTTGTAGTAGATTGAGTTCAAATGTGAATCTGGTATTGGTGTGTCTGAGTCTGTGTGTGGTAATATTTTGCGATAAGCAATTTGGTGGTCGCAGAATCAATTTTGCGGagatttcaaaatttaCCCATTGATAATTATTTTAAATTCGGTTTTCACTTTTCAACATCTAAGTGTGAAGGAAAACACCCTCAACTGTACAAATCTACATTGTCTTCTTTAAACACCAAATATGTCATCTTTGCAACTGGAGAATAGCCAATCCTTGTCAATTGCGCAGAATTCACAAATTTTGCAAACGCCACAAGCTCAGCAAGCTCCGCAAGCTCCACAAGAAATACTCCCACTCACTTTGGAACAACTACAGCCATTCCCTTTACCCAAACAGCTCAATTCTCTTCCAAACCCACAATTTACCACCTTTACCTCCGATCCAGAACTAATCAAGGGCTACATACACTCACTAGAATCATACAGGTCCACAATTTCAACTCTTGTTACCACGCTTACTAATGTGTCTACCTCGGTCCTCCAAGAAGATATACGAGATAATTTGATTCCGCAGTACGAGGCATTAATCGACAAAATCACAAATCAGGTACAGCAATTGACAGAAATTCACAAGGAATATTTGAGCATGGAGACAATCCAGTACCAACTTCTTTCGACAAACTTTAACTCGAATGTATTGATGCGAAAATTCCAGAAAATGATTGAAGAAAGTAATAACGAGTGTAAAGAAATTGTACAGAAATACCATAAAGTTCTGCGGCAGgatgcaaaagaaaacagtgCTGATTCTTTAACAAAGTTGATTCATGAGTTTAGAGAGCTGAGAAAACTGTATCATTtgaggaaagagaaaatgaaTCGATggcaagaagaaagagtCAGCGGATTTATTTAGTATATGTTTGCACAACACTGTTTCTATAAAAAGGGCAAAGGCAGCATGCAACTATTGAAAGGAGAACGGATTGAATAt
It includes:
- the BMT3_3 gene encoding Protein of unknown function (DUF3589) (CAZy:GT91) translates to MLGLQRLKLKMRQVLYSDFSDLNLSTNGKKRKSYLSIIIVLCIIYTIYQFFFNPWKAFRLFPTINIIKVPANQIEDSKPRLTNANTDTSGLFSFPPPSSSSSSSSSLSKIFPLSNSFIKSNQFYPISLKTFTDPYPLIVGKPPKYDFQEEFMCSELEFEDSFEHTGQAYLNANLALLLNKINGIEEYKNLIQQAKKRFRPTIPEQKQWFRFGGSSVWLPQFKVHYMVSRVLYSPQGVPNKAYVSFLYIQIYDENWQELPQGTKLTIPFEEVKVKYQGNYDGSFTKSGAESKLGFRETEFPQILPIPFDYSLKTEKNKYYYGPEDPRILLHENPLGFEEPLIVFNMKDLKIEKRTMFMYKPFSNILKLLKKRNEKYAYVEKNWTPFFNPVLAKKDQINFIYTIVPLSILTCNVQSGICDYLQKGAKKNFNYVGALRGGTQLVPLPLADLPASLKSQLAVPKNRQIYLGWARAHLNKCGCGESMYRPNMILLIEDYNADTNTYYYKIGDVSSYFDFGAYVPPWTLPKKDTKTGQMLFPGDDFAPRHCEGRNVLIPNSIAYWQIKSVTTNNGRKTIENYQDSAFALSSTVSFNDYMGVTLSAADQDVSIVHLKGLLNYIVKLPSLFDEETVVLSDTNFGIRGSDWNNKCAMYSSHRYCREYALVGGHIEEDEPDDPASPV